The proteins below are encoded in one region of Telopea speciosissima isolate NSW1024214 ecotype Mountain lineage chromosome 10, Tspe_v1, whole genome shotgun sequence:
- the LOC122642259 gene encoding protein HYPER-SENSITIVITY-RELATED 4-like translates to MSSTNNMPSAKTVLSTAASVAASAKLVRTIFQDFLPHEVHDFFYYGFRRLINHFSSQMTIIIEEFDELTNNKVYEAAEIYLGNRISPNTQTLRISKSDKEKNLKVAMGRNQEIIDTFHGIQFKWRFVYTQIESKGYNHNPRDLNSTFPSGIRSFELCFRKKYKEKVLQSYLTYILEQSKSMKEENKKVKLFTVNMRGLYRCNLGDEWSSINLDHPATFDTLAMDLKLKRMLMEDLERFVQRKDFYRIVGKAWKRGYLLYGPPGTGKSSVIAAMANYLNFDIYDLELSDLRNNSDLRKLLIATANRSILVVEDIDCTVDFQDRLAEARATQPLNFDQGYKSLSLE, encoded by the coding sequence ATGTCTTCCACTAATAACATGCCCTCTGCCAAAACAGTATTATCCACGGCAGCCTCTGTGGCTGCTTCGGCCAAGCTCGTCCGGACTATATTTCAGGACTTCTTACCTCATGAGGTCCATGATTTTTTCTACTATGGTTTTAGGAGACTCATCAACCATTTCTCTTCCCAAATGACTATTATCATCGAGGAATTTGATGAGCTCACAAACAATAAAGTCTACGAAGCTGCAGAGATCTACTTGGGAAACAGGATTTCCCCCAACACCCAGACACTAAGAATTAGCAAATCTGACAAGGAGAAGAACCTCAAGGTCGCCATGGGAAGAAACCAAGAGATAATTGATACCTTCCATGGTATTCAATTCAAATGGAGATTCGTTTATACCCAAATCGAATCCAAGGGTTATAACCACAACCCACGGGACCTCAATTCCACCTTCCCATCCGGAATCCGGTCATTCGAGCTCTGTTTTCGtaagaaatacaaagaaaaagtGTTGCAGTCTTACTTGACTTACATATTAGAGCAATCCAAGTCCATgaaagaagagaataagaaaGTGAagctcttcactgtgaacatgaGAGGTTTGTATAGGTGCAACTTGGGAGATGAATGGAGTTCCATAAACTTGGATCACCCTGCAACTTTTGATACATTGGCAATGGATTTGAAGCTCAAGCGAATGTTAATGGAAGATCTGGAGAGGTTTGTTCAGAGAAAAGATTTCTACAGGATAGTTGGAAAGGCTTGGAAACGTGGGTACCTTTTGTATGGTCCTCCTGGTACGGGCAAGTCAAGCGTGATTGCTGCCATGGCCAATTACCTCAACTTCGATATCTATGACTTGGAGCTCAGTGATCTTCGCAACAACTCGGATCTAAGGAAATTGTTGATAGCAACTGCAAACCGATCCATACTAGTTGTGGAAGATATTGATTGCACGGTGGACTTTCAAGATCGGCTAGCTGAGGCTAGAGCTACACAACCTTTAAATTTTGATCAGGGCTATAAGAGTTTGTCTTTAGAGTGA
- the LOC122642260 gene encoding lysM domain receptor-like kinase 4: MGGPSLTPQNETLGRIWENDRKYLHVNSSAVNVSVNPSTITYPMSVTPEIAPNWVYASAETMGDANVPIVNFNQRYVGFAPFNYGTANSSTSVLGYFCDVVNPTCQSYLIYRSQPPYYNIVSSISKLFNSDPSQLAQINSVSENENFETNKEVIVPVNCSCSGQFSQANTNYSIRQGDQFSKITNDTLQGLSTSQATQNQNPNVSTLNLNIGQMITIPLRCACPIKNQSDASIKYLLSYTIAQGDSLSAISGQFQVYSMDILAANELSDPPTIYPFTTLLVQNS; the protein is encoded by the exons ATGGGAGGTCCTTCGCTCACACCACAGAATGAAACCCTTGGCAGAATTTGGGAGAATGACAGGAAGTACCTCCATGTGAACAGCTCTGCTGTGAACGTATCAGTTAACCCATCAACCATAACATATCCAATGTCTGTCACACCTGAAATCGCGCCAAATTGGGTTTATGCCAGTGCAGAGACCATGGGAGATGCAAATGTTCCCATTGTGAACTTCAAT CAACGTTACGTGGGTTTCGCCCCTTTTAATTACGGAACTGCAAATAGTTCAACTTCTGTTCTTGGTTACTTCTGCGATGTCGTCAACCCAACTTGCCAGTCTTACCTGATCTACAGATCTCAGCCCCCATACTATAACATCGTTTCTTCCATCTCTAAGCTCTTTAACTCTGACCCGTCTCAGCTCGCCCAGATTAATTCGGTCTCTGAGAATGAGAACTTCGAAACAAACAAGGAGGTGATTGTTCCTGTCAATTGTTCCTGTTCCGGTCAGTTTTCTCAGGCAAACACTAATTATAGTATTCGACAAGGTGATCAGTTTTCAAAGATCACTAACGACACCTTACAAGGCCTTTCTACCTCTCAAGCTACCCAGAATCAAAACCCCAACGTTTCGACTTTGAACCTTAATATTGGCCAAATGATTACTATACCCCTTCGGTGTGCTTGCCCTATCAAAAATCAAAGTGATGCTAGCATCAAATATCTACTCAGTTACACAATCGCTCAGGGTGATTCTCTTTCCGCTATAAGTGGGCAGTTTCAAGTTTACTCCATGGACATCCTTGCAGCTAATGAGCTTTCTGACCCTCCTACCATTTATCCGTTCACAACCCTCCTTGTTCAAAATTCTTAA
- the LOC122642262 gene encoding AAA-ATPase At3g50940-like, translating to MSSTNNMPSAKTVLSTAASVAASAMLVRTIFQDFLPHEVHDFISSGFRRFINHFSSQLTIIIEEFDELTNNKVYEAAEIYLANRISPKTQTLRISKSDKEKNLKVAMGRNEEIVDTFDGIRFKWRLVCTQIESKGYHHNPRDLNSTFRSEIRSFELCFHKKYKEKVLQSYLNYILEQSKSMKEENKTVKLFTVNMGGVYGRNLGDAWSSINLDHPATFDTLAMDLELKRMLIEDLEMFVQRKDFYRRVGKAWKRGYLLYGPPGTGKSSLIAAMANYLNFDIYDLELGDLRNNSNLRRLLLATANRSILVVEDIDCTVDFQDRLAEARAAQPLNFDQPNQVTLSGLLNFIDGLWSSCGDERIIVFTTNHKDRLDHALLRPGRMDMHVHMSFCTPSGFTILASNYLQINDHPLFRVIEELIKKVEVTPAMVAEELMKKGNPDVALKGLLEFLESKKKESEEANITTETKKEP from the exons ATGTCTTCCACTAATAACATGCCCTCTGCCAAAACAGTATTATCCACGGCAGCCTCTGTGGCAGCTTCGGCCATGCTCGTCCGGACTATATTTCAGGACTTCTTACCTCATGAGGTCCATGATTTTATCTCCTCTGGTTTTAGGAGATTCATCAACCATTTCTCTTCCCAACTCACTATTATCATCGAGGAATTCGATGAGCTCACAAACAATAAAGTCTACGAAGCTGCAGAGATCTATTTGGCCAACAGGATTTCCCCCAAAACCCAGACACTAAGAATTAGCAAATCCGATAAGGAGAAGAACCTCAAGGTCGCCATGGGAAGAAACGAAGAGATAGTTGATACCTTCGATGGTATTCGATTCAAATGGAGATTGGTTTGTACCCAAATCGAATCCAAGGGTTACCACCACAACCCACGGGACCTCAATTCCACCTTCCGATCCGAAATCCGGTCATTCGAGCTCTGTTTTCATAAGAAATACAAAGAGAAGGTGTTGCAATCTTACTTGAATTACATATTAGAGCAATCCAAATCCATGAAAGAAGAGAATAAGACAGTGAAGCTTTTCACTGTGAACATGGGCGGTGTATATGGGCGCAACTTGGGAGATGCATGGAGTTCCATAAACTTGGATCACCCTGCAACTTTTGATACATTGGCGATGGATTTGGAGCTCAAGCGAATGTTAATTGAAGATCTGGAGATGTTTGTTCAGAGAAAAGATTTCTACAGGAGAGTTGGAAAGGCTTGGAAACGTGGGTATCTTTTGTATGGCCCTCCTGGTACGGGCAAGTCAAGCTTGATTGCTGCCATGGCCAATTACCTCAACTTCGATATCTATGACTTGGAGCTCGGTGATCTTCGCAACAACTCAAATCTGAGGAGATTGTTGTTAGCAACTGCAAACAGATCCATACTAGTTGTGGAAGATATTGATTGCACAGTGGACTTTCAAGACCGGCTAGCTGAGGCTAGAGCTGCACAACCTTTAAATTTTGATCAGCCCAATCAg GTAACCCTATCAGGGCTTCTAAATTTTATAGATGGTCTATGGTCAAGTTGCGGGGATGAGCGGATCATCGTGTTCACAACCAACCACAAGGACCGATTAGATCATGCATTGCTTCGCCCTGGTCGCATGGACATGCATGTTCACATGTCTTTCTGCACACCTAGTGGTTTCACGATCCTTGCCTCTAATTATCTCCAGATCAACGATCACCCACTCTTCAGGGTGATTGAAGAGCTAATAAAGAAAGTTGAGGTCACTCCTGCAATGGTCGCTGAGGAGCTCATGAAGAAGGGGAATCCTGATGTTGCACTTAAAGGCCTTCTTGAATTCTTGGAGTCCAAGAAGAAGGAAAGTGAGGAAGCAAATATCACTACTGAGACCAAAAAAGAACCCTGA